A DNA window from Ornithinimicrobium humiphilum contains the following coding sequences:
- a CDS encoding WhiB family transcriptional regulator, which produces MTAEPVPVADLWEWQFRGLCRTTNPETFFHPEGERGPSRRWRDQRAVAICESCPVIQQCREHALRVREPYGVWGGMTEEDREQYYAAQARMTSA; this is translated from the coding sequence ATGACTGCTGAGCCAGTGCCCGTCGCGGACCTGTGGGAGTGGCAGTTCCGCGGCCTGTGCCGTACGACCAACCCCGAGACCTTCTTCCACCCCGAGGGCGAGCGCGGTCCGTCGCGGCGCTGGCGCGACCAGCGGGCCGTGGCGATCTGCGAGTCCTGCCCCGTCATCCAGCAGTGCCGCGAGCACGCGCTGCGGGTGCGCGAGCCCTACGGCGTCTGGGGTGGCATGACCGAGGAGGACCGCGAGCAGTACTACGCCGCGCAGGCGCGGATGACCAGCGCCTGA
- a CDS encoding GNAT family N-acetyltransferase codes for MTASADGPALPPGLTALAPGVDEIDDLVRLLRRHEREARGWPGADSETVAAEVTGRGASTHLHEAVRDADGVLRAWINCHDRAAGRVLVGVTVDPDLPDDLADRLAAYGFGRAEDLGREVLRRRGLERTQLDSGAFADDPRQQRWLAAAGYEHVRDWWQMTRPVDPGTDAEQPTPREGVEIRRVRRDDGVGLPDEDDLRAVHLVLEESFADHFNSYRETFEEFVGRLREDPGHRWDHWWLATVDGEPAGALVATTVTGRVDEHGRARPDSSYVEYIGVHRRARGRGVAKLLLRTVIADAAARGRASVGLEVDASSPTGADGLYLSMGWKTSYATQSWHRTLSLPGSAQRAG; via the coding sequence ATGACCGCCAGCGCCGACGGACCTGCACTCCCCCCTGGACTCACCGCGCTCGCGCCGGGGGTGGACGAGATCGACGACCTGGTGCGGTTGCTGCGTCGCCACGAGCGGGAGGCCCGGGGCTGGCCGGGCGCCGACAGCGAGACGGTGGCCGCCGAGGTCACCGGCCGGGGCGCCAGCACCCACCTCCACGAGGCCGTGCGCGACGCCGACGGCGTGCTGCGCGCGTGGATCAACTGCCATGACCGGGCCGCCGGGCGGGTGCTGGTCGGCGTCACCGTGGATCCCGACCTGCCGGACGACCTGGCCGACCGGCTCGCCGCCTACGGCTTCGGCCGCGCCGAGGACCTGGGCCGGGAGGTGCTGCGCCGCCGCGGACTGGAGCGCACCCAGCTCGACTCTGGCGCCTTCGCCGACGACCCCCGCCAGCAGCGCTGGCTGGCCGCGGCCGGCTACGAGCACGTGCGCGACTGGTGGCAGATGACCCGACCGGTCGACCCCGGGACCGACGCGGAGCAGCCCACGCCCCGCGAGGGGGTGGAGATCCGGCGGGTGCGCCGCGACGACGGGGTCGGTCTGCCGGACGAGGACGACCTCCGCGCCGTGCACCTCGTGCTGGAGGAGTCCTTCGCCGACCACTTCAACTCCTACCGGGAGACCTTCGAGGAGTTCGTCGGGAGGCTGCGCGAGGACCCGGGCCACCGCTGGGACCACTGGTGGCTGGCCACCGTCGACGGCGAGCCGGCCGGTGCCCTGGTGGCCACCACGGTGACCGGGCGCGTGGACGAGCACGGCAGGGCCCGACCCGACAGCTCCTACGTCGAGTACATCGGCGTGCACCGGCGGGCTCGCGGGCGCGGGGTGGCCAAGCTGCTGCTGCGCACCGTCATCGCCGACGCGGCCGCCCGGGGCCGGGCCTCCGTCGGGCTGGAGGTGGACGCGTCCTCCCCGACCGGGGCCGACGGCCTCTACCTGTCGATGGGCTGGAAGACTTCTTACGCGACGCAGTCCTGGCACCGGACCCTGTCCCTGCCGGGTTCTGCCCAGCGCGCGGGATAG
- the alr gene encoding alanine racemase, which produces MTTALDLWPARATVDLDAITANVRALRERVGGAELMAVVKADAYGHGLLPSARAALSGGACALGAAQPTEALALRAAGIDAPVLTWLVAPGTDVTPLVAAGVEVAASAPWLLDAMATAARETGVPATVHLKADTGLGRNGARSLPVHAGDPRTDWSDLVDRAARLEAEGAVRVRGLFTHFAYADAPEHPTVRGQQEAFADAVAVAERAGLRPEVRHMANSAATLTTPGAAWDMVRPGLAVYGLSPVPDLASAEELGLRPAMRVTARVAVAKRVAAGEGVSYGHTYVTPAETTLVDVPLGYADGIPRHASGAAPVQVHGSRFTIAGRVCMDQFVVDVGDLPVEAGDEVVLFGAGDDGEPTAQDWADAAGTISYEIVTRFGPRVPRVHVGGGS; this is translated from the coding sequence GTGACGACCGCCCTGGACCTGTGGCCGGCCCGGGCCACCGTCGACCTCGACGCGATCACCGCCAACGTCCGCGCCCTGCGCGAGCGGGTCGGGGGCGCCGAGCTCATGGCGGTCGTCAAGGCCGACGCCTACGGCCACGGCCTGCTCCCGTCGGCGCGAGCGGCGCTCTCCGGAGGGGCGTGCGCCCTCGGCGCCGCGCAGCCGACCGAGGCGCTGGCGCTGCGGGCCGCCGGGATCGACGCCCCGGTCCTCACCTGGTTGGTCGCGCCCGGCACCGACGTGACGCCGCTCGTCGCCGCGGGTGTCGAGGTGGCCGCCTCCGCGCCCTGGCTGCTGGACGCCATGGCGACCGCGGCGCGGGAGACGGGCGTGCCGGCCACCGTCCACCTCAAGGCCGACACCGGGCTGGGGCGCAACGGCGCCCGCAGCCTGCCGGTGCACGCCGGCGACCCCCGCACCGACTGGTCCGACCTCGTCGACCGGGCGGCGCGGCTCGAGGCCGAGGGCGCGGTGCGGGTGCGCGGGCTGTTCACCCACTTCGCCTACGCCGACGCCCCGGAGCACCCGACCGTGCGCGGCCAGCAGGAGGCCTTCGCCGACGCGGTCGCCGTGGCCGAGCGCGCCGGCCTGCGGCCCGAGGTGCGCCACATGGCCAACTCCGCCGCCACCCTGACCACCCCCGGGGCGGCGTGGGACATGGTCCGGCCCGGGCTCGCGGTCTACGGGCTCTCGCCCGTCCCCGACCTCGCGAGCGCCGAGGAGCTCGGCCTGCGCCCGGCCATGCGGGTCACCGCCCGCGTCGCGGTCGCCAAGCGGGTCGCCGCCGGCGAGGGCGTCAGCTACGGCCACACCTACGTCACCCCGGCCGAGACCACCCTGGTGGACGTCCCCCTGGGCTATGCGGACGGCATACCCCGTCACGCCTCGGGGGCCGCTCCCGTCCAGGTGCACGGCTCCCGCTTCACCATCGCGGGGCGGGTCTGCATGGACCAGTTCGTCGTCGACGTCGGCGACCTGCCGGTCGAGGCGGGCGACGAGGTCGTGCTCTTCGGCGCCGGCGACGACGGCGAGCCGACGGCGCAGGACTGGGCCGACGCGGCGGGCACCATCTCCTACGAGATCGTGACGCGCTTCGGGCCGCGCGTGCCGCGGGTCCACGTCGGGGGCGGGTCGTGA
- the leuC gene encoding 3-isopropylmalate dehydratase large subunit — protein MPGTTLAEKLWAQHVVRSAEGEPDLLFIDLHLIHEVTSPQAFDGLRQAGRPVRHPELTLATEDHNTPTTLGPVSDPVSRTQLEALKANCAEFGIVHHERGRLGQGIVHVIGPELGLTQPGMTIVCGDSHTSTHGAFGALAFGIGTSEVEHVLATQTLPLKPFRTMAITVEGELAEGVTAKDVILAIINRIGTGGGQGYVLEYRGSAIRALSMDGRMTICNMSIEAGARAGIVAPDETTFDYVKDRPHAPKGADWDAAVAAWRELRTDDDAVFDAEVFLDAAEITPYVTWGTNPAQSVQLGEAVPDPESFGDDEAKDAARRALDYMGLAPGTLMRDIRVDTVFLGSCTNGRIEDLRAAAEVLRGRKVADGVELLVVPGSHATRLQAEAEGLDKVFVEAGGDWRLAGCSMCLGMNPDQLGAGQRCASTSNRNFEGRQGPGGRTHLVSPAVAAATAVRGTLSSPVDLAPVVQEALV, from the coding sequence ATGCCAGGAACCACGCTGGCCGAGAAGCTGTGGGCGCAGCACGTCGTCCGTTCTGCCGAAGGTGAGCCCGACCTTCTCTTCATCGACCTGCACCTCATCCACGAGGTGACGAGCCCGCAGGCCTTCGACGGGCTGCGCCAGGCGGGACGGCCGGTGCGCCACCCCGAGCTGACGCTGGCCACCGAGGACCACAACACCCCGACCACGCTGGGGCCGGTCTCCGACCCGGTCTCGCGCACCCAGCTGGAGGCCCTCAAGGCCAACTGCGCGGAGTTCGGCATCGTCCACCACGAGCGCGGCCGCCTCGGGCAGGGCATCGTGCACGTCATCGGTCCCGAGCTCGGCCTGACCCAGCCGGGCATGACGATCGTGTGCGGCGACTCGCACACCTCCACCCACGGCGCCTTCGGAGCGCTGGCGTTCGGCATCGGCACCAGCGAGGTCGAGCACGTGCTCGCCACCCAGACGCTGCCGCTGAAGCCGTTCCGGACGATGGCGATCACCGTCGAGGGCGAGCTGGCCGAGGGCGTGACCGCCAAGGACGTCATCCTGGCGATCATCAACCGCATCGGCACCGGCGGCGGGCAGGGCTACGTGCTCGAGTACCGCGGCAGCGCGATCCGCGCGCTGTCGATGGACGGGCGCATGACGATCTGCAACATGTCGATCGAGGCCGGCGCCCGTGCCGGGATCGTCGCGCCCGACGAGACGACCTTCGACTACGTCAAGGACCGCCCGCACGCACCCAAGGGCGCCGACTGGGACGCCGCCGTCGCGGCCTGGCGCGAGCTGCGCACCGACGACGACGCCGTCTTCGACGCCGAGGTCTTCCTCGACGCCGCCGAGATCACCCCCTACGTCACGTGGGGCACCAACCCGGCCCAGTCGGTGCAGCTCGGCGAGGCCGTGCCCGACCCCGAGTCCTTCGGCGACGACGAGGCCAAGGACGCCGCGCGCCGGGCGCTGGACTACATGGGCCTGGCTCCCGGGACCCTGATGCGCGACATCCGCGTCGACACCGTCTTCCTGGGCTCGTGCACCAACGGCCGGATCGAGGACCTGCGCGCCGCCGCCGAGGTGCTGCGCGGGCGCAAGGTCGCCGACGGCGTCGAGCTGCTCGTCGTCCCGGGCTCCCACGCGACCCGTCTTCAGGCCGAGGCCGAGGGCCTCGACAAGGTGTTCGTCGAGGCCGGCGGCGACTGGCGCCTGGCTGGCTGCTCGATGTGCCTGGGCATGAACCCCGACCAGCTGGGGGCCGGCCAGCGCTGCGCCTCCACGTCCAACCGCAACTTCGAGGGCCGTCAGGGTCCGGGCGGCCGCACCCACCTGGTCTCCCCCGCGGTCGCGGCGGCGACGGCCGTGCGTGGCACCCTGTCCTCCCCGGTCGACCTGGCCCCCGTCGTGCAGGAGGCGCTGGTCTGA
- a CDS encoding sugar transferase, with the protein MQHHARRYLDPYLRAVRLVDLGAVVLGVGAAQLLRFGVEERMLHSMYGTVSYLTVTIVLVVAWMLSLQLHKAYDGRLAGHGVQEYRQVFSATTSLFAILAIVAFAFKLDFARGYVLVAFPLGAVLLLVGRYLARRWLVVQRRLGRLSDRVLLVGDRDHVASLVVALRRTPDAGYNVVGACVDNARGEVEGVPVLGPESDVLVRAMEHDVDVVAVSSSAGLGQVGLRRLGWALEGRDVDLVVAPGIMDVAGPRVLTRPVQGLPLIHVEAPDFSGPHLVLKNVCDRIAALFLLVLLAPLMLVVAVCVKLEDGGPVLFRQSRVGHEGRTFSMWKFRSMVVDAEDQLPRLIGLSDASGPLFKLRSDPRVTRTGSIIRKFSLDELPQLVNVLRGEMSLVGPRPPLPREVAAYETAARRRLLVKPGMTGLWQINGRSDLSWDEAVRLDLYYVENWTPLLDVMILWRTLQVVLRPGGNGAY; encoded by the coding sequence GTGCAGCACCATGCACGTCGCTACCTCGACCCGTACCTGCGGGCCGTGCGCCTCGTCGACCTCGGGGCCGTGGTCCTCGGGGTCGGCGCCGCGCAGCTGCTGCGCTTCGGCGTCGAGGAGCGGATGCTGCACAGCATGTACGGCACGGTCAGCTATCTGACCGTGACGATCGTCCTCGTCGTGGCGTGGATGCTGTCGTTGCAGCTCCACAAGGCCTACGACGGCCGGCTCGCCGGTCACGGCGTGCAGGAGTACCGCCAGGTGTTCTCGGCGACGACCTCGCTCTTCGCGATCCTGGCGATCGTCGCCTTCGCCTTCAAGCTCGACTTCGCCCGCGGCTACGTGCTCGTGGCCTTCCCGCTCGGGGCGGTGCTGCTGCTCGTCGGCCGCTACCTCGCGCGCCGGTGGCTCGTCGTGCAGCGGCGGCTGGGCCGGCTCTCCGACCGGGTCCTCCTGGTGGGGGACCGCGACCACGTCGCGAGCCTCGTGGTGGCGCTGCGGCGGACGCCCGACGCCGGCTACAACGTCGTGGGGGCCTGCGTGGACAACGCCCGGGGAGAGGTCGAGGGCGTGCCCGTCCTCGGCCCCGAGTCCGACGTGCTGGTCCGCGCGATGGAGCACGACGTGGACGTGGTGGCCGTCTCCTCCTCGGCCGGGCTGGGGCAGGTCGGGCTGCGGAGGCTGGGCTGGGCCCTCGAGGGCCGGGACGTCGACCTCGTCGTCGCGCCCGGCATCATGGACGTCGCCGGGCCACGTGTGCTCACCCGCCCCGTCCAGGGGCTGCCGCTCATCCACGTGGAGGCTCCGGACTTCTCCGGGCCCCACCTGGTGCTGAAGAACGTCTGCGACCGCATCGCCGCGCTCTTCCTGCTCGTCCTCCTCGCACCGCTCATGCTCGTCGTCGCCGTGTGCGTCAAGCTCGAGGACGGCGGACCGGTCCTCTTCCGCCAGAGCCGGGTCGGCCACGAGGGCCGCACCTTCTCGATGTGGAAGTTCCGGAGCATGGTCGTCGACGCCGAGGACCAGCTCCCGCGGCTCATCGGCCTGTCCGACGCGTCCGGCCCGCTGTTCAAGCTGCGCTCGGACCCCCGCGTCACCCGCACCGGGTCGATCATCCGCAAGTTCTCCCTCGACGAGCTGCCCCAGCTGGTCAACGTGCTGCGCGGCGAGATGAGCCTGGTCGGCCCGCGCCCGCCGCTGCCCCGCGAGGTGGCCGCCTACGAGACCGCGGCCCGTCGCCGCCTGCTGGTCAAGCCGGGCATGACCGGCCTGTGGCAGATCAACGGCCGCAGCGACCTCTCCTGGGACGAGGCGGTCCGCCTCGACCTCTACTACGTCGAGAACTGGACCCCGCTGCTCGACGTGATGATCCTGTGGCGCACGCTCCAGGTCGTCCTCCGCCCGGGCGGCAACGGCGCCTACTAA
- a CDS encoding GDSL-type esterase/lipase family protein, producing the protein MTQGQPTGIEYTPSADFVVADGPRDIGLCFVGDGFVAGYGDPKALGWVSRVVGRTPLEEDATLSSYNLGVRGASSADVMTRWRAECPPRWAGRGERRLVVGVGAEDVAQGITTARSRLNLANVLDEASSTGVGTFVVGPTPTLDAEVNARLRVLADAQADVCARRGVPYVDCFAPLEGHDQWQSDLAAGDTVHPGQAGYGLIAWLVLNGGWAAWLGLGEHAG; encoded by the coding sequence GTGACCCAGGGGCAGCCCACCGGCATCGAGTACACCCCCAGCGCCGACTTCGTCGTGGCCGACGGACCCCGTGACATCGGGCTCTGCTTCGTCGGCGACGGCTTCGTCGCCGGCTACGGCGACCCGAAGGCCCTGGGCTGGGTGAGCCGGGTCGTCGGGCGTACGCCGCTGGAGGAGGACGCGACCCTGTCCTCCTACAACCTCGGCGTGCGGGGCGCGAGCTCGGCCGACGTCATGACGCGCTGGCGCGCGGAGTGCCCGCCGCGCTGGGCCGGCCGCGGCGAGCGCCGCCTGGTCGTCGGTGTCGGGGCCGAGGACGTCGCGCAGGGGATCACGACTGCCCGCTCCCGGCTCAACCTGGCCAACGTCCTCGACGAGGCCAGCTCGACCGGCGTCGGCACCTTCGTCGTGGGCCCGACGCCCACGCTCGACGCCGAGGTCAACGCCCGGCTGCGGGTGCTCGCCGACGCCCAGGCCGACGTCTGCGCGCGCCGCGGGGTCCCCTACGTCGACTGCTTCGCCCCGCTCGAGGGTCACGACCAGTGGCAGTCCGACCTGGCGGCCGGCGACACGGTCCACCCGGGCCAGGCCGGCTACGGCCTCATCGCCTGGCTGGTGCTCAACGGCGGCTGGGCCGCCTGGCTCGGCCTCGGCGAGCACGCCGGCTGA
- the tsaE gene encoding tRNA (adenosine(37)-N6)-threonylcarbamoyltransferase complex ATPase subunit type 1 TsaE, translating into MTEEPTGNGIEVERLLPTADDTRELGRALGAALRGGDLVVLTGDLGAGKTTLTQGLAEGLGVRGPITSPTFVIARVHPSLVGGPDLVHVDAYRLGGAAELDDLDLDASLEESVTVVEWGHGMAEHLAEERLEVVLERSGSEAGDAQERRAVLRGTGSRWRDLPEALAPSDGPTPVDGSATAGDAGTSASDV; encoded by the coding sequence GTGACCGAGGAGCCGACCGGGAACGGCATCGAGGTCGAGCGGCTGCTGCCGACCGCCGACGACACCCGCGAGCTGGGCCGGGCCCTGGGCGCCGCCCTGCGCGGTGGTGACCTCGTCGTGCTCACCGGCGACCTGGGCGCCGGCAAGACCACCCTGACCCAGGGCCTCGCCGAGGGGCTGGGCGTGCGAGGACCGATCACCTCGCCCACCTTCGTCATCGCCCGGGTCCACCCCTCGCTCGTCGGCGGGCCGGACCTCGTCCACGTCGACGCCTACCGCCTCGGCGGCGCAGCCGAGCTCGACGACCTCGACCTCGACGCCTCCCTCGAGGAGTCGGTGACCGTGGTCGAGTGGGGACACGGGATGGCCGAGCACCTGGCCGAGGAACGGCTCGAGGTCGTGCTCGAGCGCTCGGGCAGCGAGGCGGGCGACGCCCAGGAGCGGCGCGCCGTGCTCCGCGGCACCGGGTCCCGGTGGCGAGACCTCCCGGAGGCGCTCGCGCCGTCCGACGGCCCGACGCCCGTCGACGGGTCCGCCACAGCCGGCGATGCGGGGACCAGCGCCTCCGACGTCTAG
- a CDS encoding DUF6104 family protein, with product MYFTDRGIEELAARRGEEEVTLDWLAEQLRTFVDLHPEFEVPVDRLATWLARDDDDE from the coding sequence GTGTACTTCACCGACCGCGGGATCGAGGAGCTCGCCGCACGCCGCGGCGAGGAGGAGGTCACCCTCGACTGGCTCGCCGAGCAGCTGCGCACGTTCGTGGACCTGCACCCGGAGTTCGAGGTCCCGGTCGACCGCCTGGCCACCTGGCTGGCGCGCGATGACGACGACGAGTGA
- the pheA gene encoding prephenate dehydratase, whose protein sequence is MTRIAYLGPAGTFTEQATQQWAPEHAADAWPAPSVPAAITALREGRVDAAVVPFENSVEGSVPATLQALLDGGDDDGVRITAEVHVEVQFSLLVRPGTGLEEVRTVASHPHAFAQTREWLAATLPEAQQVPEASTARAAQAVAEGLYDAAVAAPGAAEAYGLASAAARIADREGAVTRFVVLRTDRSVPPPTGSDRTTLVALIWQNQPGALLELLEQFATRGIDLSRLESRPTGEGLGEYCFWIDADAHLGEARMREALTGLRRTCRDVRFLGSYPRADGRPVQVPTHADDTAYAEALRWVEGLEG, encoded by the coding sequence GTGACCCGAATCGCCTACCTCGGCCCGGCCGGGACCTTCACCGAGCAGGCCACCCAGCAGTGGGCCCCGGAGCACGCGGCCGACGCCTGGCCCGCGCCGAGCGTGCCGGCCGCGATCACGGCGCTCCGGGAGGGGCGGGTCGACGCGGCCGTCGTGCCCTTCGAGAACTCCGTGGAGGGCTCGGTCCCGGCCACCCTCCAGGCGCTGCTCGACGGCGGCGACGACGACGGGGTGCGCATCACGGCCGAGGTGCACGTCGAGGTCCAGTTCTCGCTGCTGGTGCGTCCCGGCACCGGGCTCGAGGAGGTGCGCACGGTCGCCTCCCACCCGCACGCCTTCGCCCAGACCCGCGAGTGGCTCGCCGCCACGCTGCCGGAGGCGCAGCAGGTGCCGGAGGCCTCGACCGCGCGCGCCGCCCAGGCCGTGGCGGAGGGGCTCTACGACGCCGCCGTCGCGGCGCCCGGTGCGGCCGAGGCCTACGGGCTGGCCTCCGCCGCCGCCCGGATCGCCGATCGCGAGGGCGCGGTCACCCGCTTCGTCGTGCTGCGGACCGACCGTTCGGTGCCCCCGCCGACCGGGAGCGACCGGACCACCCTCGTCGCCCTCATCTGGCAGAACCAGCCCGGTGCGCTGCTGGAGCTGCTCGAGCAGTTCGCCACCCGGGGCATCGACCTGAGCCGCCTGGAGTCGCGACCCACGGGCGAGGGGCTGGGGGAGTACTGCTTCTGGATCGACGCCGACGCCCACCTCGGCGAGGCTCGGATGCGCGAGGCCCTCACCGGCCTGCGACGCACCTGCCGCGACGTGCGCTTCCTCGGCTCCTACCCCCGCGCCGACGGGCGCCCGGTGCAGGTGCCGACGCACGCCGACGACACCGCCTACGCCGAGGCGCTGCGGTGGGTGGAGGGCCTGGAGGGCTGA
- a CDS encoding 3-isopropylmalate dehydrogenase, protein MSTPPAAAPRRHDIAVLRGDGVGPEVVEAALTVLDAAERRFGFASDRTEVPLGADHYLATGELLPEETVADLKQRDAILFGAIGSPRVTPGVLERGVILALRRELTQAINLRPVRLYPGVPTPIAGLTPERCDLVIVRENTEGAYVAQGSSVHAGTHAWTAVQESTNTWYAVQRTVDFAFRLASVRRGRLTLCHKTNVLVEAGRLWNAVIEEVGQRYPDVETDYVHVDAMCMHLPVHPERFDVVVTDNLFGDIVTDLGAVLQGGLGVASSGNLNVDGSAPSMFEPIHGSAPDIAGRGWANPAGACLSLAMMLGQLGEGEAAAAVESATAAVLADLPALAGAEMGATTAELGERIASALAEGTAAPVEGSLMSQLAQVSELS, encoded by the coding sequence ATGTCGACGCCGCCCGCAGCCGCCCCCCGCCGCCACGACATCGCCGTCCTCCGGGGCGACGGCGTCGGGCCCGAGGTCGTCGAGGCGGCGCTCACCGTGCTCGACGCGGCGGAGCGACGGTTCGGCTTCGCCAGCGACCGCACGGAGGTGCCGCTGGGGGCGGACCACTACCTCGCGACCGGCGAGCTGCTGCCGGAGGAGACGGTCGCCGACCTCAAGCAGCGCGACGCCATCCTCTTCGGCGCCATCGGCAGCCCGCGGGTCACGCCGGGGGTCCTCGAGCGCGGGGTCATCCTGGCGCTGCGGCGCGAGCTCACCCAGGCGATCAACCTGCGCCCCGTGCGGCTCTACCCCGGGGTGCCCACGCCGATCGCCGGCCTGACCCCCGAGCGCTGCGACCTCGTCATCGTGCGCGAGAACACCGAGGGCGCCTACGTCGCCCAGGGCAGCTCCGTGCACGCCGGCACCCACGCCTGGACGGCGGTCCAGGAGTCCACCAACACCTGGTACGCCGTGCAGCGCACCGTCGACTTCGCCTTCCGCCTCGCCTCGGTGCGGCGGGGGCGCCTGACCCTGTGCCACAAGACGAACGTGCTGGTCGAGGCCGGCCGGCTGTGGAACGCCGTGATCGAGGAGGTCGGGCAGCGCTATCCCGACGTCGAGACCGACTACGTGCACGTCGACGCCATGTGCATGCACCTGCCGGTGCACCCCGAGCGCTTCGACGTGGTCGTCACCGACAACCTCTTCGGCGACATCGTCACCGACCTCGGCGCGGTGCTGCAGGGCGGCCTGGGCGTGGCCTCGAGCGGCAACCTCAACGTCGACGGGTCGGCGCCGAGCATGTTCGAGCCGATCCACGGCTCCGCCCCCGACATCGCCGGGCGCGGCTGGGCCAACCCCGCCGGTGCCTGCCTGTCGCTGGCGATGATGCTGGGCCAGCTGGGCGAGGGCGAGGCCGCCGCCGCGGTCGAGTCCGCGACCGCCGCCGTCCTGGCCGACCTCCCGGCACTGGCCGGCGCGGAGATGGGCGCCACGACCGCCGAGCTGGGGGAGCGCATCGCCTCCGCGCTGGCCGAGGGCACAGCGGCCCCGGTCGAGGGCAGCCTGATGAGCCAGCTCGCGCAGGTCTCGGAGCTGTCGTGA
- a CDS encoding M50 family metallopeptidase — MLVDLWQRATATQPPLPTGGALVLAAVALLVVLSPLGSLLVRHVVTLVHEGGHAIVAALVGRRLHGIRLHRDTSGLTVSRGRPSGPGMVATVAAGYPAPALVGLAGAALTGQGYAAGWLWLLVLACAALLLLVRNLFGLWVVLLTGGAVAALSWAAPPPVIGGAAHLVVWSLLLGAPRGVVGLQRARRRGARDSDADQLARLTGVPAGVWVAGLWLLCLACLVLGATLLLQPR, encoded by the coding sequence GTGCTCGTCGACCTGTGGCAGCGCGCCACCGCCACGCAGCCGCCCCTGCCGACGGGCGGTGCGCTCGTGCTGGCCGCCGTGGCGCTCCTGGTCGTGCTCAGTCCGCTCGGCTCCCTGCTCGTCCGTCACGTCGTCACGCTCGTGCACGAGGGTGGCCACGCGATCGTGGCCGCCCTGGTCGGGCGGCGCCTGCACGGCATACGCCTGCACCGCGACACCTCGGGGCTGACGGTCTCGCGCGGGCGGCCGAGCGGCCCGGGCATGGTGGCCACCGTCGCGGCCGGCTATCCGGCACCGGCGCTGGTGGGGCTCGCGGGTGCGGCCCTCACCGGCCAGGGGTATGCCGCGGGCTGGCTCTGGCTGCTGGTGCTCGCCTGCGCGGCGCTCCTGCTGCTGGTCCGCAACCTCTTCGGCCTGTGGGTGGTCCTGCTCACCGGAGGTGCGGTCGCCGCGCTGTCGTGGGCCGCGCCGCCGCCCGTGATCGGCGGCGCGGCCCACCTGGTGGTCTGGTCGTTGCTGCTGGGGGCGCCGAGGGGTGTGGTCGGCCTGCAGCGTGCTCGCCGTCGAGGTGCGCGCGACAGCGATGCCGACCAGCTGGCCCGGCTCACCGGCGTGCCCGCAGGGGTCTGGGTCGCAGGCCTCTGGCTGCTCTGCCTCGCCTGCCTGGTGCTGGGGGCCACGCTGCTGCTGCAGCCGCGCTGA
- a CDS encoding low molecular weight phosphatase family protein — protein sequence MDDGAILLVCTGNVCRSPLLERLVAKALDERFGAGAVPVRSAGTLGLVGQPMDERAAAVLRDLGGDPDGFVARRLTEPMISSASLVLTATREHRAQVARMHPRAMKRAFTFRELEHILTHLPDEALPQDTDPLERVAALARTATEHRGRRRPASPDDLDITDPFRREDAVYALMREQVAGALPAVLRGLLGPS from the coding sequence GTGGACGACGGCGCGATCCTTCTGGTCTGCACGGGCAACGTGTGCCGCTCCCCGCTGCTCGAGCGGCTGGTCGCGAAGGCGCTCGACGAGCGCTTCGGGGCGGGCGCCGTGCCGGTGCGCTCGGCGGGCACCCTGGGGCTCGTCGGCCAGCCGATGGACGAGCGGGCCGCGGCGGTCCTGCGCGACCTGGGCGGCGACCCCGACGGCTTCGTGGCCCGCCGCCTGACGGAGCCGATGATCAGCTCGGCCTCGCTGGTCCTGACGGCCACCCGCGAGCACCGGGCCCAGGTCGCCCGCATGCATCCGCGGGCGATGAAGCGGGCCTTCACCTTCCGCGAGCTGGAGCACATCCTCACCCACCTGCCCGACGAGGCGCTCCCGCAGGACACCGACCCCCTCGAGCGGGTCGCCGCCCTGGCGCGCACCGCCACCGAGCACCGGGGCCGGCGCCGGCCTGCGTCGCCCGACGACCTCGACATCACCGACCCGTTCCGTCGCGAGGACGCCGTCTACGCGCTCATGCGCGAGCAGGTCGCGGGGGCGCTCCCGGCCGTGCTGCGCGGCCTCCTCGGCCCCTCCTGA